The window AGCTACTCCAATGGGACTTGCAGCTAAAGGCGATGAGATCACTTGGTCAACAATGGATATGTTTTTAGGTTTTATCCCGGGTTCAATTGGTGAGACATCTACATTGGCTTGTATCATTGGTGGTATCATTCTTTTAATAACTGGAGTTGCATCTTGGAGAACTATGCTCGGTATGCTTGTAGGTGGTTTCCTCTTCGCATGGCTCATTAGTCTTGGTAGCACAAATCCAAACGACATCGCGGCCCTTGGTGCAGTTAAGCATCTTTGTATGGGTGGATTTGCCTTTGGTTTAGTATTCATGGCGACAGACCCGGTTTCATCAGCAAATACGGATCTTGGCAAATGGATCTATGGTTTTGGTGCTGGTGCGATGTCAATGCTTTTCCGTATTATTAATCCAGCTTATCCCGAGGGTGTAATGTTAGCCGTTCTTCTAATGAATGTCTTTGCACCACTTATTGACCACTATGTGGTTAAGTCGAGCATTAAAAGGAGATTGAACCGTGCAAGAGTCTAATGTAAAAACGATGACTTTCGCAACGATTGTTACAGTTGTTTGCGCTGTTATCCTGGGTGCAACTGCCACAGCACTTAAGCCCCAGCAGGAGCTTAATGCGAAAGTTTTCAAATTAAAGAATATTGTTCAAGTTTTCGGTCTAGCTGCTGAAAATGATAAAGATGTTGAAGAATACTTTTCTGAGGCAGGCAAAGACGATAAGTTTATTGTTCGTATTATTAAAGATGCTGATGGCAATGAAGTTGAAATGAATGAGATCGAATTTAAAAATCTCGACCTTTATAAACAAGAGAAAGAGCCAGTAGCCTCGCGTCGCTACCCATACTTTCTTAAGTTTGATTCAGCTGCTGACAAAGCAGCAGATAAACCATCGGCCATTGTGCTTCCGACTCAAGATTTTGGTTTGTGGTCAGTTTGTTACGGTTATCTCTCTTTAGAGAGTGATGCAGAAACTATTAAAGGTATTGTCTACTACGATCACAAAGAAACTCCTGGTCTTGGTGCAGAGATTGAGCAAGAGTTTTGGAAGGTCTCTTTTGAAGGTAAGAAAATTATTGATAATAATGGAGCACTTCTTGCACCAAAAGCGTCTAAAGATGCCGCCATCGCAAAAGATAGTCCAAATCACTACATATCGGTTAGTGGTGCTACTTTTACAATGGATGGTATTGATAAGGGGCTTGTTAAAACTCTTAAGAACTATGAAAAAGTTATTGAACACTATCGTGGAGGCAACAAATAATGTCCGATACAATGAAAGCGTTTAAAGACCCATTTATCATTCAAAACCCTATTGCTGTTCAGGTACTTGGTATTTGTTCTGCACTGGCTGTAACAACGCAGATAAAGCCTGCTTTTACAATGGCTGTAGCAGTAACGGCGGTTATGGGTCTTTCAAACCTTACGGTTTCTTTACTCCGTAAGCAGATACCAAATAAAATTCGTATTATTATCGAATTAACAATCATCTCTACACTGGTAATTCTTGTTGACCAAATCCTCAAAGCTTATGCTTACGACATCTCTCGTCAGCTCTCAGTTTTTGTTGGTCTCATTATTACAAACTGTATCGTAATGGGTCGTGCCGAAGCTTATGCACTTCACAACCCTCCTGTACCAGCTCTTATGGATGGTATTGGTAACGGTCTCGGTTATGGTGTAATTATCGTAATTGTGGCGTTTTTCCGCGAACTTTTCGGAGTGGGCAAACTCCTCGGTAAAGAGATACTCACTTCTTCTCCAGATGCTTTTGGTTACAAGCACAGTGGTCTTATGGTAGTTCCTACCGGAGCCTTTGTGATTATTTCCTTGATCGTGTGGGTTCACCATAACTACACTAAACAGTTCGAGGATTAATCATGTTAGAATTAGCATTAAAAGCGATCTTCATTGAAAACATGATTTTCGCACTTTTCCTTGGTATGTGCTCTTACTTAGCCGTATCAAAGAAAGTAGATACTTCTGTTGGTATGGGTTGTGCTGTATGGTTCGTTACGACTGTAACTTGCCCAGCTTCATGGCTCGTTTCTAATTACTTCCTTAAGCCAGGTGAGCAAAACCTTATCGGTCAATTGTTCAACAAGCCTGACCTTGACTTAACTTTCTTGACTTTCGTTTCTTACATTGCCCTCATTGCGGCCATGGTTCAGTTCCTCGAAATGTTCATTGAGAAGATTTCTGCCAAACTCTATGGTTCACTCGGTGTTTTCCTTCCGCTTATCGCTGTAAACTGCGCGATCCTCGGTGGTTCACTAATGATGAACGATAAAGGCTTCACTTTTCCTGAAGCGGCCATGTTCGGTTTCTCAGGTGGTTTTGGCTGGTTAATGGCGATCGTAGTTTTTGCTGCGATTCGTGAAAAAATGCAGTACTCAAATGTTCCTAAGGGCATGCGTGGTCTTGGTATCGCTTTCTTAACTTGCGGTCTTATGGCGATGGCTTTCATGGGCTTCATGGGTATTAAATTTCCAGAGAAAAAAGCTGAAGAATCTTCATCTACTGAGCAGGCGGCTATCGAGCAACCAGCAGTAATCGAAGAAGCTCCTGAAGTTCCGGCAGCAAAAGACGTCGAAGCTCCAGTTAAAGGAGATAAATAATTATGAATACACTTATTAATGCAGTTGATGGCGGCACAGTTGGTGCGGGTATCGTTGTATTCCTTATCATCATCATTGGCTTGACCATTTTCTTGATGATCTGCGAGAATTTCCTCGTAAAAAAAGGTAACGTTAAAATCCTCATTAACGAAGATCAAGACGCTGCTTTAGAAGTCGAAAGTGGTTCTACACTTCTCGATACACTTTCAGGCGCTGGCATTCAACTCCCATCAGCATGTGGTGGTGGCGGTTCTTGCGGTGTTTGTACTTGTAAAGTTATCTCTGGTGGTGGCGACGTGCTCCCTACAGAGAAAGCTCACCTCTCACTCAAAGAACAACAAGAAGGCATTCGTCTCGCCTGTCAGCTCAAGGTTAAAGAAGACCTCGAGATTGAAGTTGAGCCGGAAATCTTCTCAATTAAGAAATGGGAATGCGAAGTTGTTTCAAATGACAACGTAGCCACTTTCATTAAAGAATTTGTTGTTGAACTTCCTCCTGGCGAAAGCATTGACTACCGCGCTGGTGGTTACATTCAGATCGAGATTCCTAAGTATGATAATCTCAAGTACTCTGACTTCGAAATCGAAAACGAGTACCGTGAAGATTGGGATAAATTCAAGATCTTTGATAACGTAGCTAACAACCCAACTGAAGTGGTTCGTGCTTACTCAATGGCTTCTTACCCTGCTGAGGGTAACCAGCTCATGCTTAACGTGCGTATTGCATCTCCGCCCCCACGTCTTCCTAATGTGCCTCCTGGTATTGCATCATCTTACATCTTCAATTGTAAGAAGGGTGACAAGGTTACGATTTCTGGTCCATTCGGCGAGTTCTTTATGAAAGACACAAACCGCGAGATCATGTTCATCGGTGGTGGTGCTGGTATGGCTCCAATGCGTTCGCACATCTTTGACCTTTTCCACACTAAGAAATCTGGCCGTAAAGCGACTTTCTGGTATGGTGCTCGTTCAAGACGTGAAATGTTCTACGATGATCACTTCAAGAAAATCGAAGCTGATTTCCCGAACTTCAAATACTATGTGGGTCTCTCTGATGCACTTCCGGAAGATAACTGGAAGCTTAAGGGCGATATTAGTGATGAAGAAGGCGATGGTTTCGAAGGTTTCATTCACCAAGTTATTCTTGAGCAATACCTCAATAATCATGAAGCTCCAGAAGAGATTGAATACTATCTCTGTGGACCTCCAATGATGAATGACGCAGTACAAGATATGCTCTTCAACCTCGGTGTAGAAAAAGAAATGATCGCATTTGACGATTTCGGTTCTTAATTCTCACTAGAAGAATATAACTAAAAAAGCTCGACTTCGGTCGGGCTTTTTTTGTGTCTATGGCAAAGACAAATACTTATGAGCTTAGTATAAAATTAAAGCTTAGCTGGATCTTTTTTAGAAAGATAAAATCCTAAAAAAGATAGGCTAATAAGAGTTGTATCTAAAATAATACTTTGAGCATGTGTTAGTTTTAGGAGACTGCCAAAACAAGCACAGTTCGTGCTTGGTCCAAGATAAAGAATGAAGCTAAGAAAAGAAATGCTGAGTATGAGACTGAGGGTGTAACTTAATCTCTGGGTGGCCTTGAAGCATAAACTAAGGCATAAAGTGAGTTCCAAAATAGGGACGTAAAAACTCACGATTTCGATGAGTGCATTGATCTTAATAAATGGCATGACTTCATCAATCAGTAAATAGACTGACTCGATATCACTAAGTTTAGTGATGGCCGAAAAAGCAAAAACGGATATCAACAGCGTACGAGGGATGATTTCGTATCTCATAACTTATCTTTTCCGGAATTAGATTTAAACCAGGATTCGTAGCCACCCTTAAGGTAGAAAACATTTTCTTGCTTAAGTTCTTCTCTAATCTGCTTAGAAAAATGCCGGCTATAGGGGCACCTTTCATTACAATAGACTAAGATTATTGGTTTGCGGAGTAGGTGATTTTTTATATGCTTTTTCACACCTTCTATTTCATCAGCATGCATTGCATTTGTAATATGATTTTCTTTATATTCTTCAATACTGCGAGCATCTATGATTAAATAGTTTTTTAACTCAATATTATCTATATAGACAGCGTGTGGATCTGGCGACTTTACTTTAATTAAAGCAGCAAGCCCTACACTTAAAAAGAGTGGAACTAGAAGGATAAAGAGGATTTTTTTGATCATATAATAAGGGCATGAATAAAGTTTCATTTATTATACCAAGTCAAGAGTGATTGATCAACTCTTTTTAATCGATGGGTCACATATGCTCACTAGAAGAATATCACTAAAAAAAGCTCGACTTCAGTCGGGCTTTTTTTGTGTCTATCGCTAATGTGGTGTATGGGTGGGTAAATGAATTTTAGGAATCAAAAAATGAATCGTTTAGCATTTTTAATACTTTCTATAGGTTTGGCATGGACTCTAAGTGCCCAACAAATCTATGTAGGCACACATTCAAAGAATGAGAGCAAAGGGATTTATTCGAGTCAATTGAATGAAGATGGAACTCTTAAAGAAACTAAAGAACTACTATTAGAATTAGGTACGACAGTAGTCATTGAGAAAAAGGGGAGTTCACTGATTTATAGTTGTGGCGTCGGTGAAAAAAAGCAGCATGGTTTGATTCAATGTTTTGATACTCAAACGGATAAATTAATTGACACAATAAGTTCTGGTGACTCAAGACCCTGTTATTTAGCCTTAAGCAAAGATCAAAGCACAATTTACGTGAGTAATATTAAAGATGGTTCTGTGTGTGCCATTAACCTCAATAAGGATGGTTCCTTTGCTGAGCTGATTAGTAAAGTTATCATAGAGCCCGCAGGCAAGCGTTTTGCCCCTCATGCCTGTGTTGTGTCGCCAGAAGGAGAGTATCTCTTTGTGCCTGATATTGCAGGCAATCGCCTGTGTCGCTTAAAAATTGATCAAGTTAGCGGCAAGCTCAAATATCTAGATTCGATTCAATCGGATCTGTTTCAAGGGCCACGTCATATGACTTTTGATCCAGAGGGAAAAAGAGCTTATATGGTGAATCAGATGGGTGAAGCGATTACCGTTTTTACTTACGGCAAGGGTATCTTAAAAATTCTTGGCAATGTACAGACTGTGCCAGACGATAAGCTCGATATCAATAATCACATTGCCGAAATTAAGCTTCATCCTTCAGGAGAATATGTTTATGCTTCAAATCGCGGGCATAATAGCTTGGTTTTGTTTCAGCGCGATTTAGCAACGGGACTCTTAAGTTTTGATCGCTGTTTTAGTAGTGGAGGACAGGTACCATGGAGTTTTGCGATTTCCGCAAAAGGTGATTTTTTGTATTGCTCAAACAACAAATCCAATAATCTTGTGACTTACAAAATTGATCCCGCTAATGGTCATTTAAAGCCTATTGGCAAACCTGTGTCGGTTCCAAATCCTGCGAGTGTGATTGTAGTTGATTAGGGCGTGGTTGGCTGGTTTTTTTGAGCTGTGTTCTTTGAAAACCGTAGGCAAAGTAATGAGCCAATAAGCAAGAGTATGAATGCGATCAGCCATCCGAGGTGAAAAGCTTCATTATTAGAGACGATGGCCTCACTGTCAATTAGCTCAAGTTTCGAAAAGCAGAGTACAAAAGAATGTAGTAAAAAGGCACTCGCATAAGCTTTAATCACGAGACTATTGTAATTCTCTTTCCATTTCACGGATCTCAAGCCAAAGCAGGTGGCTAATAAGCTGGTGATGATGAGCAAGTCGAGCTCAGGGATTCCGGGAAATACAGACCATATCATGGGAAAAAAGAAGAAGGGTAATGAAAAGGCTAAAAGAAAGCTACCGAACTTTGGAATTAATTTACATAAGAAAAAGCCTGCAAGAGCAAAGCCTGAACTCAAGAGGCAGGGGATGCACCAATGACCAAGATGTATGTAATTGCCTAGAACCCAGCCGGCAAACCCGAGATTGATTGCACAAATGATTGATAGATAATTGTTAAAGGTGAATTTTGTACAGAAGAAGACAAGTAAGCTGATCACTGGTAATAGATAAACCAATCTTGAGTCGAGTCCTGTTAAAACTATGTCCATGTATGCCATTAATTGATTTACTTATAATGATATGCTTTTTTAGAGTTTTATAAAGATTTTACTTTTGGTCACTTATGCCATTGATGTTTGTTTTATTTTTCATCTACATCAATAATAAGGATTTAAGCAGTGTCAAAAAATATCATTAAAATATTCATTATCACTATCTTGGCATCAACTGCAATGAGTGCAGAAAAGAAAGGCCGAGCACCCGCTAAAGAAATGAAAGCACCCCAAGGTATTTCCTATTCAGTACTTAATTATCGCGAAGAAAAAGTGCTCCGAGCGAATCAAGTGGGTATTGCCTACAAAAAAGAATGGGCAGGAAAAAAGCTCCCTGTAGTTGTTTTTATTCATGGGGGAGGCTGGCGTAAGGGGGATAAAGATCAGATGGCTTATTTCGCAGTGAATTATGCTAAGGCGGGATTTGTGGGAGTCACTGTATCCTATCGTCTTTTATCCGAAGCCAAGTACCCAGCTCAAGCCCAAGATGCTAAAGAAGCGATTCGCTTTATAAAGAGTCTTGCTGACAAGTACCCAATTGATGTCAATCGTATTGGGGTTGCGGGTTATAGTGCGGGTGCACATCTTGCGCTTCTCATTGCTCTTTCAGATGAGGAGCCACTCTATCAATCAGATAAGTATACGAATTATGATTCTAGTGTAAAATGTGCCGTGGGCATTTCATCACCCATTGATTTCAGCCAAAAGAAAAAGATTTCCTTCCTCAATAATGAGCAGAATCAAAATAAACAAGTCATGAAAAAATCGTCTCCGATTAATTATGTGCAAAAGGGACAAATTCCCATCATGCTCTTTCATGGAGATAAGGATGCCTTGGTTCCCTCCTATCATTATAAAAACTTTCTTACCAAGGCAAAAGAAATGGGAATTAGCAATGTTGAAACACACATCAACCCTAAAGGTGATCATGTCTTCTTTTTTAAGAATAGCCGGGTAGTGAATCCGCTTATGATGAAATTCTTCAAAAAGCATTTAATGAAGTAAAAAGCGAGTGCTGTAATCCTAAGCGAGGCTAATTGACTTAGCTATTAAATCAACTGGGCAAAATCTTAAGCAAGGCTATTCTTTTGTCATTAATAGACAGAAGGATTTCAGACATGACAGAAGCCGATGTTCTTCACGAGGACAATCATATCATCATCGTCAATAAGCGAGCTGGTCAAGTTGTGCAAATTGATGAGAGTGGTGACACGCCACTCTGTGAAATTGTCCAAGCATTTCTCAAGAAGAAGCACAAGAAGGAAGGGAATGTCTTTCTTGGTGTGACACATCGTCTCGACCGTCCTGTTTCTGGTGTGATTATTTTTGCCAAAACGAGTAAGGCTTTGACACGGCTAAATAAAATGTTTCAAGAGAAAGAAATTCAAAAGACCTATTGGGCTTTCTGTCTTGCGAACCCCGCAAAAGCAAGTGATTTATTGACGCATTACTTGGTTAAAGATCGACGTAAGAATAAAACTAAGGCTCACAATAAAAAAGTGACTGAGGGAAAGTTTTCTCAATTAGAATATAAAGAAATTAAGCGCAGTGGTCGTCAATCATTGCTAGAAGTCAATCCACTTACGGGACGCCCCCACCAAATCCGTGTTCAGCTCGCTAGCATTGGCTGCATTATTAAAGGTGACCTAAAGTATGGAGCTCCCAAAGCTAATGAGGATAAATCCATTTGCTTACATAGTCGCCGCGTTCGCTTTATTCATCCAGTAAGCAAAGAAGAAATAGATCTAGAAGCTCCTTTGCATCGACCAGGTCTTTGGAAGTAAGTTAAGAGCCTAAGAATATATGTATTAAAAGTTGTACTTTACGACCTTTAGTTGTATGTTTACCAAAATAACCAAGAGGTAATGTAATGAGTAGTCAAGCACTCCCAGCGCAATCAGTTAAACTGAGTGGAGATCTTATTGCTCGCGCAAGAGCATTTGCAAAAGCGGAGGAGCGTTCAGTTCCAAAACAAATAGAGTATTGGGCAAAGATTGGGCAGCAAGCTTTAGATAATCCAGATTTACCCATAAGTTTTATTCGAGATCTAAATGTTGCTCGAGCTGAAGACCCTGTTGAAGTGAAGAGTATAGACGATTTCTTTGATTCTCTATGAGGATAAGTTATGCGCCTGCTTTCAAACGAAGCTTGAAAAAGACGACGAAACAGTTTCAGGAAGAGGCAAAAAAACAGGTTAAATTAATCTGCCAAGACCCAAGTATAGGTGTTCAGAAGAAGGGAGACTTATCCCAAGTTTTTGTGCATAAATATAAATTCAATAAGCAAGAAGTTTTGGTAGCTTATACCTTTTGTCCTGAGACTAGGAATTTACTTTTGATTGGTAGTCACGAAAAAATTTATCGAGATTTGAAAAAGTAGATTTAAATCTCGAGGCTCATTTACAGATGTACAGATCATCGTACAGTCTCTTGAAAATATATATACCAAGATTGATACCAGTGATGATGTTTGATCGATTCTCAGTGTTGATCCAGTTGTGTTCAGCCAATTGAAAGAAATCGTTTGCATGTTCAAGATCAATTTTTTCGTGAAGAGTATAATGTATCAACCGTTCTTTACTTACCCAGTTGTTTTTAACTGTAGTATGCCCAATAATTGAAGAGATTTGAGCGAACATGAGCTCGATTGTACCCATGCAGGAAACGGCAATGTCTGTGTGATCAAATGTGCATGTGGATATCAAAACTGCATTAAAAGCTCTGACTTCAGGTCCTGGAGTTATTTGCGATATATGTTCTGAAGTAACTCCCAAGCTTTTTAGAAACTTTTTAAAAGTGCTTTCATGAAATGCTGAGGAGTTAAAATTTCCATGTTCTTCCAGAATATTTTCTAGTATTTTTAGTCTTAGATTTGGATCTGAAAACCGAGCCATAAGCGCGGACATGGGGCGTGAGAAGAAAGCCACGGCAAAAAAGAACTGTATTTGGCTCTGAGTAAATTGATCTTTACTCATTTTCTCGTTGACGAGTTCAGTGAGGTATGGGCTGGAGAGAGCGTTTTGTTTGTCTATTTCCTGTTTGCAAAATTCTAAAATGGTATGTTCTGAGTGCATCATTAAATCTCTGCTGTGTTTATTTGCCAAGTCATATTTTGATCAATATTTCTACCATAGATCGTTGCGGGTGCATTACTGGCTCCCTTTAGCTTATCTATAAATATTTGCTGATCTTTTTTGGGAACTGCAAAGAATAGTGCTGGATAAAATTTACTGGCAGTTGGTTCTAAATCTAAAATGAAGTTTGCGGCCATGGTTGCATCCTTGTAATTAAGGCAACTGAGGTGGCCTGAAATGAGTTCCTGCGAATCGCTGTAAAGCATTTTTGCATTCAAGGTGTCTTCAAGGACTGCTGATACTGATTGGTCCTTGGTAGAACAAAAGAGTGGGGTATATTTGGACCTCAGGAGCGGTTCATGAAGTTGGAGTGAGATATCATGAAGATTGCTTTGGTAGTGTTCTAACAATGCTTCAATACAAAGATGTTTGTGGATTATTCCATTCAAGAGAGGGTAACGAATAATGGCAATATCAGCTAATTTTGTTAATTGTGGAAAACCGAGTCGCCCTGTGAAGTCCTCTGGAGTTTTGTCTCCTCCCTTCATCATAATTCCAAATTGGGGAAGCTTATCATAGTGATTGAAAGTGAAAAATGCAGTTTTAAGTAGTCTGTATAAAACCTGTTTAAAGTCTGGATCAATTTTTAGATCGGCTATGTAAAGTGAGCGTTGATTTTTACCTTTTATGATTAGAGTTCGTTCTACTACTGCAAGAGTCCCCAAAATAGTTTGTTGGTTATGAGCAACAAAAATTGTTTCTGAGCCAATGGAGCGAAAGAAGTTTTCGTAAAGTTGACCATGGGAAATCGTAAAGCTCTTCCCTTCGCCAAGA is drawn from Lentisphaera araneosa HTCC2155 and contains these coding sequences:
- a CDS encoding TA system antitoxin ParD family protein, which codes for MSSQALPAQSVKLSGDLIARARAFAKAEERSVPKQIEYWAKIGQQALDNPDLPISFIRDLNVARAEDPVEVKSIDDFFDSL
- a CDS encoding RluA family pseudouridine synthase; this translates as MTEADVLHEDNHIIIVNKRAGQVVQIDESGDTPLCEIVQAFLKKKHKKEGNVFLGVTHRLDRPVSGVIIFAKTSKALTRLNKMFQEKEIQKTYWAFCLANPAKASDLLTHYLVKDRRKNKTKAHNKKVTEGKFSQLEYKEIKRSGRQSLLEVNPLTGRPHQIRVQLASIGCIIKGDLKYGAPKANEDKSICLHSRRVRFIHPVSKEEIDLEAPLHRPGLWK
- a CDS encoding type II toxin-antitoxin system RelE/ParE family toxin, which encodes MRISYAPAFKRSLKKTTKQFQEEAKKQVKLICQDPSIGVQKKGDLSQVFVHKYKFNKQEVLVAYTFCPETRNLLLIGSHEKIYRDLKK
- the nqrC gene encoding NADH:ubiquinone reductase (Na(+)-transporting) subunit C, with translation MQESNVKTMTFATIVTVVCAVILGATATALKPQQELNAKVFKLKNIVQVFGLAAENDKDVEEYFSEAGKDDKFIVRIIKDADGNEVEMNEIEFKNLDLYKQEKEPVASRRYPYFLKFDSAADKAADKPSAIVLPTQDFGLWSVCYGYLSLESDAETIKGIVYYDHKETPGLGAEIEQEFWKVSFEGKKIIDNNGALLAPKASKDAAIAKDSPNHYISVSGATFTMDGIDKGLVKTLKNYEKVIEHYRGGNK
- a CDS encoding alpha/beta hydrolase, whose amino-acid sequence is MSKNIIKIFIITILASTAMSAEKKGRAPAKEMKAPQGISYSVLNYREEKVLRANQVGIAYKKEWAGKKLPVVVFIHGGGWRKGDKDQMAYFAVNYAKAGFVGVTVSYRLLSEAKYPAQAQDAKEAIRFIKSLADKYPIDVNRIGVAGYSAGAHLALLIALSDEEPLYQSDKYTNYDSSVKCAVGISSPIDFSQKKKISFLNNEQNQNKQVMKKSSPINYVQKGQIPIMLFHGDKDALVPSYHYKNFLTKAKEMGISNVETHINPKGDHVFFFKNSRVVNPLMMKFFKKHLMK
- a CDS encoding lactonase family protein, producing MNRLAFLILSIGLAWTLSAQQIYVGTHSKNESKGIYSSQLNEDGTLKETKELLLELGTTVVIEKKGSSLIYSCGVGEKKQHGLIQCFDTQTDKLIDTISSGDSRPCYLALSKDQSTIYVSNIKDGSVCAINLNKDGSFAELISKVIIEPAGKRFAPHACVVSPEGEYLFVPDIAGNRLCRLKIDQVSGKLKYLDSIQSDLFQGPRHMTFDPEGKRAYMVNQMGEAITVFTYGKGILKILGNVQTVPDDKLDINNHIAEIKLHPSGEYVYASNRGHNSLVLFQRDLATGLLSFDRCFSSGGQVPWSFAISAKGDFLYCSNNKSNNLVTYKIDPANGHLKPIGKPVSVPNPASVIVVD
- a CDS encoding MauE/DoxX family redox-associated membrane protein encodes the protein MRYEIIPRTLLISVFAFSAITKLSDIESVYLLIDEVMPFIKINALIEIVSFYVPILELTLCLSLCFKATQRLSYTLSLILSISFLSFILYLGPSTNCACFGSLLKLTHAQSIILDTTLISLSFLGFYLSKKDPAKL
- a CDS encoding NADH:ubiquinone reductase (Na(+)-transporting) subunit D, which encodes MSDTMKAFKDPFIIQNPIAVQVLGICSALAVTTQIKPAFTMAVAVTAVMGLSNLTVSLLRKQIPNKIRIIIELTIISTLVILVDQILKAYAYDISRQLSVFVGLIITNCIVMGRAEAYALHNPPVPALMDGIGNGLGYGVIIVIVAFFRELFGVGKLLGKEILTSSPDAFGYKHSGLMVVPTGAFVIISLIVWVHHNYTKQFED
- the nqrF gene encoding NADH:ubiquinone reductase (Na(+)-transporting) subunit F, with translation MNTLINAVDGGTVGAGIVVFLIIIIGLTIFLMICENFLVKKGNVKILINEDQDAALEVESGSTLLDTLSGAGIQLPSACGGGGSCGVCTCKVISGGGDVLPTEKAHLSLKEQQEGIRLACQLKVKEDLEIEVEPEIFSIKKWECEVVSNDNVATFIKEFVVELPPGESIDYRAGGYIQIEIPKYDNLKYSDFEIENEYREDWDKFKIFDNVANNPTEVVRAYSMASYPAEGNQLMLNVRIASPPPRLPNVPPGIASSYIFNCKKGDKVTISGPFGEFFMKDTNREIMFIGGGAGMAPMRSHIFDLFHTKKSGRKATFWYGARSRREMFYDDHFKKIEADFPNFKYYVGLSDALPEDNWKLKGDISDEEGDGFEGFIHQVILEQYLNNHEAPEEIEYYLCGPPMMNDAVQDMLFNLGVEKEMIAFDDFGS
- the nqrE gene encoding NADH:ubiquinone reductase (Na(+)-transporting) subunit E, coding for MLELALKAIFIENMIFALFLGMCSYLAVSKKVDTSVGMGCAVWFVTTVTCPASWLVSNYFLKPGEQNLIGQLFNKPDLDLTFLTFVSYIALIAAMVQFLEMFIEKISAKLYGSLGVFLPLIAVNCAILGGSLMMNDKGFTFPEAAMFGFSGGFGWLMAIVVFAAIREKMQYSNVPKGMRGLGIAFLTCGLMAMAFMGFMGIKFPEKKAEESSSTEQAAIEQPAVIEEAPEVPAAKDVEAPVKGDK
- a CDS encoding TenA family transcriptional regulator, with protein sequence MMHSEHTILEFCKQEIDKQNALSSPYLTELVNEKMSKDQFTQSQIQFFFAVAFFSRPMSALMARFSDPNLRLKILENILEEHGNFNSSAFHESTFKKFLKSLGVTSEHISQITPGPEVRAFNAVLISTCTFDHTDIAVSCMGTIELMFAQISSIIGHTTVKNNWVSKERLIHYTLHEKIDLEHANDFFQLAEHNWINTENRSNIITGINLGIYIFKRLYDDLYICK
- a CDS encoding rhodanese-like domain-containing protein, whose translation is MIKKILFILLVPLFLSVGLAALIKVKSPDPHAVYIDNIELKNYLIIDARSIEEYKENHITNAMHADEIEGVKKHIKNHLLRKPIILVYCNERCPYSRHFSKQIREELKQENVFYLKGGYESWFKSNSGKDKL